One genomic segment of Pelagerythrobacter marensis includes these proteins:
- a CDS encoding acetyl-CoA acetyltransferase: protein MNEDGGNTPVIIGIGQISERTDAPDYRARSPMDLAGDALAAAIADAGAASGLPAAIDTLGAIRQFEMSRPDTKAPFGRADNPPRAIARRVGANPHRAILETTGGQTGQNLIGEFATDIAQGRSEVAAIAGAEAISTVRALSKAGETRDWSEDVGDELEDRGYGLDDLFDTELLRHGAASAIAHYALFENARRARLRLSPDSYRQAMGELFAPFTRVAAANPHAAAPVARTAHDLAAVTPRNRIVAEPYPRMTVARDQVNQGAAIIVASMRKARELGVPESRWVHIHAVAAASEPSPMARADLGRSPASTAAIEAALARCGRTFDEIRHIDLYSCFAIPVFNLTDHFGLSVDDPRGLTLTGGLPFFGGPGNNYSTHAIAEAVSRARATPGSYALVGANGGLMSKYSAAIYSTDAADWSGADRTIALPPQAAAVRKAIGEQTGLTVETYTIVESERGPLTIVLGRNSAGERIAANADMDHAETRAMFEDGAPFGARLTLSISAEDGRTLGQLAGG, encoded by the coding sequence ATGAACGAAGACGGCGGCAATACACCGGTTATCATTGGCATCGGCCAGATCTCCGAACGCACGGACGCGCCCGATTATCGCGCACGTTCGCCGATGGATCTCGCCGGTGATGCTCTCGCGGCCGCAATTGCGGATGCCGGCGCAGCGTCGGGGCTCCCGGCAGCTATCGATACGCTGGGCGCAATTCGCCAGTTCGAAATGTCGCGGCCGGATACGAAGGCCCCCTTCGGCAGAGCCGACAATCCCCCGCGCGCGATCGCTCGACGGGTCGGTGCCAATCCGCACCGGGCAATTCTGGAAACGACCGGCGGGCAGACCGGTCAGAACCTGATCGGCGAATTTGCCACCGATATCGCCCAGGGCCGGAGCGAGGTCGCCGCAATTGCAGGGGCGGAGGCGATTTCGACCGTCCGCGCGCTGAGCAAGGCCGGCGAAACGCGCGACTGGTCGGAAGACGTGGGCGACGAACTGGAAGATCGCGGCTATGGCCTGGACGATCTGTTCGATACCGAACTGCTCCGCCACGGTGCCGCCAGCGCCATCGCACACTACGCGCTATTCGAGAACGCCCGGCGCGCCCGTCTGCGCCTTTCTCCCGACAGCTATCGCCAGGCGATGGGCGAACTGTTCGCCCCCTTCACCCGCGTCGCCGCCGCGAATCCCCACGCCGCGGCGCCAGTCGCCCGCACCGCGCACGATCTTGCTGCCGTGACACCGCGCAACCGCATCGTGGCCGAACCTTATCCGCGAATGACGGTGGCGCGGGATCAGGTGAACCAGGGGGCGGCCATCATCGTCGCTTCGATGCGGAAAGCGCGTGAGCTGGGCGTCCCCGAAAGCCGCTGGGTCCACATCCACGCCGTCGCTGCCGCCAGCGAACCATCGCCGATGGCACGCGCAGACCTGGGCCGCAGCCCGGCCTCTACCGCCGCAATCGAGGCTGCGCTTGCGCGGTGCGGGCGCACTTTCGACGAGATTCGCCACATCGATCTCTATTCCTGCTTCGCCATTCCGGTCTTCAACCTGACCGACCATTTCGGGCTGTCTGTCGACGATCCGCGCGGTCTGACGCTGACCGGCGGCCTGCCGTTCTTCGGCGGACCGGGAAACAACTATTCCACCCATGCGATTGCCGAAGCCGTGTCGCGCGCGCGGGCGACGCCGGGCAGTTATGCCCTCGTCGGCGCCAACGGCGGGCTCATGAGCAAATATTCGGCCGCGATCTATTCCACCGACGCTGCCGACTGGTCCGGTGCCGACCGCACGATCGCGCTGCCACCGCAAGCGGCAGCCGTGCGCAAGGCGATTGGCGAACAGACCGGGCTGACCGTGGAAACCTATACGATCGTCGAGAGCGAGCGAGGGCCGCTGACCATCGTGCTGGGCCGTAATTCGGCGGGGGAGCGGATCGCAGCCAATGCGGACATGGACCATGCGGAAACGCGTGCGATGTTCGAAGACGGCGCTCCCTTCGGCGCTCGCCTCACCCTCTCGATCTCTGCCGAAGACGGCCGCACCCTGGGGCAATTGGCTGGCGGCTGA
- a CDS encoding flavin reductase family protein — protein sequence MIDKSAFRNALGSFVTGVTIVTARDREGNPVGLTANSFNSVSLDPPMVLWSLSLGSASLPAFRDATAWAVHVLACDQQDMSDRFARRGVDKFAGLTVTDGPEGAPLIAGYAARFGCRARFEYEGGDHAIFLGEVIDFDRSDVDPLIYHGGRYGRVMPTGAEEPEAQDHAQLAALGLARADADGWRLTEQGAAQLALLRRISERN from the coding sequence GTGATCGACAAGTCCGCCTTCCGCAATGCCCTCGGCAGTTTTGTGACGGGGGTAACGATCGTCACCGCGCGCGATCGCGAAGGCAATCCAGTGGGGCTGACGGCGAACAGCTTCAATTCCGTCTCGCTCGATCCGCCGATGGTTTTGTGGAGTCTTTCGCTGGGCAGCGCCAGCCTCCCCGCCTTTCGCGATGCGACCGCCTGGGCCGTTCACGTGCTGGCCTGCGATCAGCAGGACATGTCCGACCGGTTTGCGCGCCGCGGGGTGGACAAGTTCGCCGGCCTGACCGTGACCGATGGCCCGGAAGGCGCGCCGCTGATCGCAGGATACGCGGCACGCTTCGGCTGCCGTGCCCGCTTCGAATACGAGGGCGGGGATCACGCGATTTTCTTGGGCGAGGTAATCGATTTCGATCGCAGCGATGTCGATCCGCTGATCTATCACGGCGGGCGTTACGGACGGGTCATGCCGACGGGGGCGGAGGAACCGGAGGCGCAGGACCACGCACAGCTGGCGGCGCTCGGTCTCGCGCGCGCCGATGCAGACGGCTGGCGACTGACGGAGCAGGGCGCGGCACAGCTTGCATTGTTGCGACGGATCTCCGAACGGAACTGA
- a CDS encoding ArsR/SmtB family transcription factor, giving the protein MRIETIMRALADPTRLRIMRLLSAMELAVGELAQVLGQSQPRVSRHVGILCDAGLAERQREGSWVFLRACVGKERGSPVGEAVSRLLATAEREDADFAAACADDRRQLAAIRAARESSAETYFARHAEVWDELRQLHSPDEQVEAKLVEALGDAPLGRLLDIGTGTGRMAELFADRAEGVVALDKSLDMLRFARAKLQNLPSDAVELVQGDFTALPFSAQGFDTVLLHQVLHFAQDPAAPLAEAARVTRPGGRIAIVDFAAHDREELRDRHAHVRLGFTDAAIASLLAEAGFAPAPAIALEGGELVVKIWIGQRLGMPVGTRRKASQ; this is encoded by the coding sequence ATGCGTATCGAAACTATCATGCGGGCCCTCGCCGATCCGACGCGGCTGCGGATCATGCGGCTGCTTTCCGCTATGGAACTGGCTGTGGGCGAACTAGCGCAGGTTCTGGGTCAGAGCCAGCCGCGGGTTTCGCGCCATGTCGGCATCCTGTGCGATGCCGGCCTGGCCGAACGTCAGCGCGAAGGCAGCTGGGTGTTCCTGCGCGCTTGTGTCGGCAAGGAACGGGGCAGCCCTGTGGGGGAAGCGGTGTCGCGCCTGCTCGCCACGGCAGAGCGTGAGGACGCCGATTTCGCTGCCGCCTGCGCCGACGATCGCCGGCAATTGGCTGCGATCCGCGCCGCGCGCGAAAGCAGCGCCGAAACCTATTTTGCCCGCCACGCCGAAGTGTGGGACGAACTGCGCCAGCTTCACAGCCCCGACGAACAGGTCGAGGCGAAACTGGTAGAGGCGCTGGGCGATGCGCCGCTGGGCCGGCTGCTCGACATTGGCACCGGCACGGGGCGGATGGCCGAACTGTTCGCCGACCGCGCCGAGGGTGTGGTGGCGCTGGACAAGAGCCTCGACATGCTGCGGTTCGCGCGGGCCAAGTTGCAGAACCTGCCGTCCGACGCGGTCGAACTGGTGCAGGGCGATTTCACTGCACTGCCGTTTTCCGCTCAGGGGTTCGATACCGTCCTGCTGCATCAGGTCCTGCACTTTGCGCAGGACCCCGCCGCCCCGCTGGCGGAGGCAGCGCGAGTCACGCGGCCGGGCGGACGGATCGCGATTGTCGATTTCGCGGCGCACGATCGGGAGGAACTGCGCGATCGGCACGCCCACGTGCGCCTCGGCTTCACCGACGCCGCGATCGCATCCCTGCTGGCGGAGGCGGGTTTCGCCCCGGCCCCCGCGATTGCGCTCGAAGGGGGGGAACTGGTGGTCAAGATCTGGATCGGGCAACGGCTGGGAATGCCGGTCGGGACCCGGCGGAAGGCCAGCCAGTGA